The following proteins are encoded in a genomic region of Reichenbachiella sp.:
- a CDS encoding acyl-CoA thioesterase, with product MHRAKAKSVSYSKTTITELMIPSYANFGGKIHGGILLSLIDKVAYACASKHAANYCVTVSVDNVDFLEPVEVGDLVHLKASVVYVGNSSLVVGINVIAENVKEGTLKKTNNSYVTMVAKGEDDKPTKVPELILESQEEVRLFLEAVKRKELKKDYRQKVKEVTNMLAENTPKDLLEGERCVLDLKKFSL from the coding sequence ATGCATAGAGCTAAAGCAAAGTCCGTAAGCTATTCTAAAACCACCATTACCGAATTAATGATCCCTTCCTATGCCAATTTTGGAGGTAAGATTCATGGTGGTATACTATTGTCTTTGATTGACAAGGTAGCCTATGCCTGCGCGAGTAAACATGCCGCCAATTACTGTGTGACAGTATCTGTAGACAATGTAGATTTCTTAGAGCCCGTCGAAGTGGGTGATTTGGTTCATCTGAAAGCGTCGGTGGTCTACGTGGGAAATTCCTCTCTTGTAGTCGGTATCAATGTGATTGCTGAAAACGTAAAGGAAGGTACGCTGAAAAAAACCAACAACTCGTACGTGACCATGGTCGCCAAAGGGGAAGATGACAAACCAACGAAAGTACCAGAATTGATTTTGGAATCTCAAGAGGAAGTACGTCTATTCTTAGAAGCAGTGAAGCGAAAAGAATTGAAAAAGGACTATCGCCAGAAAGTTAAAGAAGTAACCAATATGCTGGCCGAAAATACACCTAAAGACTTATTAGAAGGAGAAAGATGTGTCTTGGATTTGAAGAAGTTTAGTCTTTAA
- a CDS encoding alpha/beta hydrolase translates to MKKRYKVIIALLLLIFLAYWQGPQPVFEKVSSNIETLEISIDKIDSTIAAFESQFPNIKPENESRIIWADSVRKTPYSMVYLHGFSAGVMESAPVHQTLAKKYGCNLYLARLSHHGLSGDDAFEGLTPAALMNSAAEAITIGRIIGEQVILVSCSTGGTLSIYLTAHNPEAVAAQIMYSPNTAIDDPTAILLNKPWGKELTRAVIGDYRVGDSTKVGTPIERYWTLTYRSEALIALQELLDQTMTDEVFEKINTPYFIGYYYKNDEESDHVISVPGILDFDKKTNTQGNLKRVIAFPNVGNHVMASDLQSKDINSVIEETSLFVEEVLNIKPIQYDTLNLTNTNL, encoded by the coding sequence ATGAAGAAGCGATACAAGGTCATCATAGCATTATTATTATTGATATTTCTAGCCTACTGGCAAGGTCCACAACCAGTCTTTGAAAAAGTGTCGAGCAACATCGAAACACTAGAAATTTCAATCGATAAAATAGACAGTACCATTGCTGCATTTGAAAGTCAATTTCCAAATATCAAACCTGAAAATGAATCACGTATCATTTGGGCTGACTCAGTGCGAAAAACACCCTACTCCATGGTCTACCTCCATGGGTTTTCTGCTGGTGTGATGGAGTCCGCCCCAGTACATCAAACATTGGCAAAGAAATATGGGTGCAACTTGTACCTAGCACGACTATCCCATCATGGGTTAAGTGGTGATGATGCCTTTGAAGGTTTGACCCCTGCGGCCTTAATGAATTCGGCAGCAGAAGCCATTACGATCGGCCGAATCATAGGCGAACAGGTCATTCTCGTATCTTGTTCTACCGGAGGCACTTTATCTATCTACTTAACTGCACACAACCCAGAAGCCGTCGCGGCCCAAATAATGTATTCACCAAATACTGCCATCGACGATCCTACAGCGATTCTCTTAAACAAGCCATGGGGCAAAGAATTAACCCGAGCTGTTATTGGAGATTATCGGGTGGGTGATTCCACGAAAGTAGGTACTCCTATCGAGCGCTACTGGACCTTGACCTATCGATCCGAAGCACTTATTGCGCTCCAGGAATTGCTCGATCAGACCATGACGGATGAGGTGTTTGAAAAGATTAACACCCCCTACTTCATTGGCTATTATTATAAAAACGATGAAGAATCCGATCATGTCATTTCTGTACCCGGCATTTTAGATTTTGATAAAAAAACAAACACTCAAGGAAATCTAAAAAGAGTCATTGCCTTCCCTAATGTCGGCAATCATGTCATGGCCTCTGACTTGCAATCAAAGGATATAAATAGTGTCATCGAGGAAACAAGCCTTTTTGTAGAAGAAGTATTGAATATCAAACCAATTCAATATGATACTCTCAATTTGACCAATACTAATTTGTAA
- a CDS encoding Crp/Fnr family transcriptional regulator has protein sequence MEEPLDQIKTYVNQLSLISDDSWHEIKKIFQVAEFKKGAYFAKAGRIENQFGILLDGVLRAYITNGDGSEHTKTIFTPIYFKTAISYVGALTSLVTATPNRVNIQTLTPAKVFVGNYNDWKNLIDHNQEVAAWSRKMTELFFIGKEQKEFEYFTLQADERYKLFRERYPELENMIPQYQIARFIGITPTQLSRIRKRIFREE, from the coding sequence ATGGAAGAACCCTTAGATCAAATTAAAACATACGTCAACCAACTATCCTTAATTTCAGATGATAGTTGGCATGAGATAAAAAAAATATTTCAAGTAGCTGAATTTAAAAAAGGAGCATATTTTGCTAAAGCAGGGCGAATTGAAAATCAATTCGGTATTTTGCTTGACGGTGTACTAAGAGCATATATCACCAATGGAGATGGCTCAGAGCACACTAAAACAATATTTACTCCCATTTATTTTAAAACTGCCATTTCTTATGTGGGAGCCCTAACTTCTTTAGTTACGGCGACCCCAAATCGAGTAAACATTCAAACCCTCACTCCTGCCAAAGTGTTCGTAGGCAATTACAATGATTGGAAAAACCTTATCGATCATAATCAAGAAGTGGCGGCATGGAGTAGAAAAATGACCGAACTGTTTTTCATAGGCAAAGAGCAAAAAGAGTTTGAATATTTCACCCTTCAGGCAGACGAACGATACAAATTGTTTAGAGAAAGATATCCAGAGCTTGAAAATATGATACCACAATATCAAATTGCAAGATTTATTGGAATTACACCTACTCAGCTAAGCAGAATTAGGAAAAGAATTTTCAGAGAGGAGTAA
- a CDS encoding 4Fe-4S dicluster domain-containing protein yields the protein MAIIITDECINCGACEPECPNTAIYEGGIEWDWAGGTSLTEVELEDGTQVDANAPQEPVDEDLYYIVPGKCTECNGFHEEPQCAAVCPVDCCVDDPDYVETEEELLAKKAWLHNE from the coding sequence ATGGCAATAATTATTACCGACGAATGCATCAATTGCGGAGCTTGTGAGCCAGAATGCCCAAATACTGCGATCTACGAAGGTGGAATCGAGTGGGATTGGGCTGGTGGAACTAGCTTGACCGAAGTTGAACTGGAAGACGGTACTCAAGTGGATGCCAATGCGCCACAAGAGCCCGTTGATGAGGATTTGTATTACATCGTTCCTGGAAAATGTACCGAGTGTAACGGCTTCCATGAAGAACCACAGTGTGCAGCTGTTTGTCCGGTGGATTGTTGTGTGGATGATCCAGATTACGTAGAAACAGAAGAAGAGCTTTTGGCTAAAAAAGCTTGGTTGCACAACGAGTAA
- a CDS encoding acyl-CoA reductase yields the protein MLLIDRIKSFETLGNRLKNLSSEEMEELCLGARNENAWFVEDNVKMAIEGIGMFLDHDTLDSWLKNYPLDQIEPKKIGIIAAGNIPLVGFHDVMCVLLSGHHLMIKMSSKDGILMRFVLEELFRIEPEFKSQVTFVERLNDADAFIATGSDNSARYFEYYFKNKPNVIRKNRTSVAVFTGNESEQDYENLGHDIFQYYGLGCRNVSKLFVPKGYNFSPFLDALKPFEPVIHHHKYRNNYDYNKSIYLVNREPFLDTEYLLIRESEELVSPISVLYYQQYNDEKELNQILKENAEKIQCVVGGNHIPFGQAQKPGVADYADGVDTMAFLTGLS from the coding sequence ATGTTGTTGATTGACAGAATAAAATCCTTTGAAACGCTGGGAAACCGTTTGAAAAATCTTTCTTCAGAAGAGATGGAAGAGCTGTGCTTGGGTGCACGAAACGAAAATGCCTGGTTTGTCGAAGACAATGTAAAGATGGCAATTGAGGGGATTGGGATGTTTTTGGATCATGATACACTTGATTCCTGGCTGAAGAATTATCCACTAGATCAAATTGAGCCTAAGAAAATCGGGATAATAGCTGCTGGAAATATTCCTTTGGTGGGATTTCATGATGTCATGTGCGTATTGCTTTCCGGTCATCACCTGATGATCAAGATGAGTTCTAAGGATGGAATTTTAATGCGATTTGTATTGGAAGAACTTTTTAGAATTGAACCCGAGTTCAAATCACAAGTGACTTTCGTTGAGCGTTTGAATGATGCAGATGCATTTATTGCTACCGGTAGCGACAATTCAGCGAGATATTTTGAATATTATTTCAAAAACAAACCAAATGTGATCCGTAAAAACCGTACTTCGGTGGCTGTATTTACTGGAAATGAATCAGAACAAGATTACGAAAATCTCGGACACGATATTTTCCAGTATTATGGATTAGGGTGTCGCAATGTTTCGAAACTATTTGTACCAAAAGGTTATAATTTCAGTCCCTTTCTGGATGCACTTAAACCCTTTGAACCTGTTATCCATCATCATAAATACCGAAACAACTACGATTACAACAAGTCTATCTATTTGGTGAATAGAGAGCCGTTTCTTGATACGGAATATTTACTCATCAGAGAAAGTGAAGAATTGGTATCTCCAATTTCAGTGCTTTATTATCAACAGTATAATGATGAAAAGGAATTGAATCAAATCTTAAAAGAAAATGCAGAGAAGATTCAATGTGTGGTGGGCGGCAATCATATTCCATTTGGTCAAGCACAAAAGCCTGGAGTCGCAGACTATGCCGATGGGGTAGATACGATGGCCTTTTTGACTGGTTTATCTTGA
- a CDS encoding sterol desaturase family protein, producing MDFQLTTEIWQRIVVIDFLRYFIFASGSYLLIWVILKKPLEHLIIQKKLPSLKRKLSEFAYSMSTVLVFSIFGTFIHYSKRNGGTQIYQDVAQHGWLWVIISIAIMILFHDFYFYWTHKWMHHKSIFKYVHKVHHQSTNPSPWAAYAFHPLEAVVQASVFPILIFSLPLHSIAIFSFLIYMITRNVMGHLGFELFPKKFVDSKWLNWHTTTTHHDMHHKHFNANYGLYFSWWDRWMGTEHEAYQKTYNEVKSRKTQDKPVKKAIVSTPSA from the coding sequence ATGGATTTTCAATTGACAACAGAAATATGGCAACGAATAGTAGTAATAGATTTTCTTCGCTACTTCATTTTCGCCTCCGGTAGTTATCTACTGATATGGGTGATTCTAAAGAAACCATTAGAACATCTCATTATACAAAAAAAACTACCAAGCCTAAAAAGGAAACTTTCTGAGTTCGCCTATTCCATGTCCACTGTGCTTGTTTTCTCCATCTTTGGTACGTTCATACATTATTCAAAGAGGAACGGTGGCACACAGATTTATCAAGACGTGGCACAACATGGTTGGCTATGGGTTATTATTAGCATTGCCATCATGATACTATTTCACGATTTTTACTTCTATTGGACACACAAATGGATGCATCATAAAAGTATATTCAAATATGTTCACAAGGTTCATCATCAATCCACCAATCCATCCCCTTGGGCAGCTTACGCTTTTCACCCGCTGGAAGCGGTAGTTCAGGCTAGTGTGTTCCCAATTTTGATATTTTCACTTCCTCTTCACTCCATCGCTATATTCTCATTTCTCATATATATGATTACCAGAAACGTGATGGGACATTTGGGATTCGAGCTATTCCCTAAAAAGTTTGTGGATAGTAAATGGCTCAACTGGCACACGACCACTACGCACCACGATATGCATCACAAGCATTTCAATGCTAATTATGGACTATACTTTAGCTGGTGGGATCGCTGGATGGGCACAGAACACGAAGCCTATCAAAAAACCTACAATGAAGTGAAATCAAGAAAGACTCAAGATAAACCAGTCAAAAAGGCCATCGTATCTACCCCATCGGCATAG
- a CDS encoding cation diffusion facilitator family transporter, with translation MPHHHHGHDHNHHDVSNIKTAFFLNLGFTIVEFIGGFYVNSVAIISDAIHDLGDCLSLGISWYFQKISHKGRTPTFSYGYKRFSVLSAILNSVVLLIGSVFILMETIPRLLAPEQPETTGMMILAVLGVIVNGAAVLKTRKGKTANEKVVSLHLLEDVLGWVAVLIGSIVMNFFDVPILDPLLSLLIAGYILVNVFRNLKNSTKIILQSIPPDVNTSALEEELKQIHHVAKVHDMHTWTMDGDYHVMTVHLVLDQDVDLDTGAIIKSKARDILKAGEIDHVTIELESPEEHCDLEEC, from the coding sequence ATGCCTCACCATCACCACGGACATGATCACAACCATCACGATGTAAGTAACATCAAGACAGCCTTTTTTCTCAACTTGGGTTTTACCATTGTTGAGTTTATTGGTGGGTTTTATGTCAATAGTGTGGCCATCATTTCTGATGCCATTCATGATCTGGGTGATTGTCTGAGTTTAGGCATCTCATGGTATTTTCAAAAAATCTCGCACAAAGGCCGTACGCCTACCTTTTCCTATGGATACAAGCGCTTTTCTGTATTGAGCGCCATTCTCAACTCGGTGGTTCTATTGATCGGATCAGTTTTCATATTGATGGAAACCATCCCGCGATTACTAGCTCCAGAGCAGCCAGAAACTACCGGCATGATGATACTGGCAGTGCTGGGGGTAATCGTAAATGGTGCTGCGGTTCTTAAAACCAGGAAAGGAAAAACCGCTAATGAAAAAGTGGTTTCACTTCACTTACTGGAAGATGTCTTAGGCTGGGTCGCTGTACTGATTGGCAGTATCGTCATGAACTTTTTTGACGTTCCAATTTTAGACCCTCTACTATCTTTACTTATTGCTGGATATATTCTAGTCAATGTTTTTAGGAACTTAAAAAACAGTACCAAGATCATCTTGCAAAGCATTCCACCAGATGTCAATACATCTGCGTTGGAAGAAGAGCTAAAACAAATCCATCACGTAGCCAAAGTCCATGACATGCACACTTGGACCATGGATGGCGACTATCATGTCATGACTGTTCATCTGGTGTTAGATCAAGATGTGGATTTAGACACTGGGGCAATTATAAAATCAAAGGCCCGAGACATTCTTAAAGCTGGAGAAATAGATCATGTCACTATCGAGTTGGAATCTCCAGAAGAGCATTGCGATCTGGAAGAGTGCTAA
- a CDS encoding pyridoxamine 5'-phosphate oxidase family protein produces MSKLITSIDEKTRKFIEAQQMFFVATAAADGKINLSPKGTDSFRIISPTQVAWLNLTGSGNETAAHILANNRMTIMMCAFEGKPNIMRIYGSAKAIYEQDEEWATYGPLFKANTGSRQIFLVDVEHIQHSCGMAVPLYDFVEHRDLLDIYHDKKGRQKVKAYWEEKNMTSLDGLPTGQKI; encoded by the coding sequence ATGTCCAAACTCATTACGTCTATCGACGAAAAAACTAGAAAATTCATTGAAGCACAGCAGATGTTTTTTGTGGCCACAGCTGCTGCCGATGGCAAAATCAATCTCTCTCCTAAAGGAACGGATTCATTCAGAATAATCAGTCCTACACAAGTAGCGTGGCTCAATCTGACTGGTAGCGGAAACGAAACAGCAGCTCACATTTTGGCCAACAACCGAATGACTATTATGATGTGTGCTTTTGAAGGAAAGCCAAACATTATGAGAATTTACGGATCTGCAAAAGCCATCTATGAGCAGGATGAAGAATGGGCAACTTATGGCCCACTTTTCAAAGCAAACACAGGCTCAAGACAAATCTTTTTGGTAGATGTAGAGCACATCCAGCACTCTTGCGGCATGGCCGTACCACTATACGACTTTGTAGAACACAGAGATTTGTTGGATATTTATCATGATAAAAAAGGACGGCAAAAAGTGAAAGCATACTGGGAAGAGAAAAATATGACTTCTCTAGACGGCCTTCCTACTGGACAAAAAATATAA